Below is a genomic region from Vicinamibacteria bacterium.
CGCTCGGCGAGCGCGAGAGGCGTGTTCTCTTTCTCGAGCAGTTCACGAATGAGGAACGATACCTGTTCGCGGGCGGCTTTCTCGCTGAGCCGGTCGAGGCTCTCGAGGTCGACCTCGTTGAGAACCCGGCGATGAAGCAGGTTCTTGAGCTCGCGAATCCTCTTGTCGTCGTTCATTATTCGCTCCTCCCATTCCGGTTGAACAGCCCGAACAGCTTCTTCGACTTCGGTCGCGCTTCCTGCCCCGTGAGACGCAGGGCGAGCTCCTCGTAGCTCGCCGCCAGCGAGGAGTGGTTCTTCGAAACGATCGGGTTGCCGGTATTGATGGCTTCGATCGACGCGTTGTAGTTGTTGGGAAGCTTGCAGTACACCGGGTGCTTCAAGGCGCGCTCGATCTCCGCCTCGGTGATCTCGTCGGACTTGCGACTGCGGTTGAGCACCAGGTGCGTGGACTTCGTGTCGGAGCAGGTCGCCAGATACGACATGAGACGCTTGGTTCTCCACAGCGCCGGAAGCTCCGGCGTGAGCACGACCACGGAACGCGAAGCGACCCCGAGAACCAGCTGGAGCCACTGTTTGTCGATATAGGTCGTCATGTCGACGACGGTGTGGCCGTAGGTCTCGGAGACCACCTCGAGCAGGCGGGACAGGGCGCTGGTACCGGCTTGCCCGTTGACGCCGGGTGTGGGCTCGGGCCAGAACTCCTTGGGGCCGGCGAGCACGTCGAATCCGCCCGCGTCGGCCATGAAGCTTTCCAGCAGAACCGCGTCGAGCCGCGAGGAGGCAGCCAGCGCATCCGATACGGTGTACTGGGGCGTCAAGTTGAGATAGGCGGCCGCGTCACCCACGGGTGTGTTCAAGTCGAGTAGCGCGACGTTTCCTTCCGCGACCTGCGCGAGAGACGTCGCGAGGTTGATGGAGACGGTGGTGGCGCCGGAACCCCCTTTGGCGGAAGTGACGCAGTAGACCTTGCCCTTCACCTTGCTCTGTAGCGCGCGTTTCCTCTCGGCGATGAAGCGGTCGAGCGCCTGGGCCAGGCTCCGCGGAGGAATGGGCTTGAAGAGATACTCGCGGGCGCCCGCTCGCATCGCTTCGATGATGAGCTCGGACTCCCGTCGCGCCGAAGTCACGAACAGCCAGCTCTCGGGGATCGCCGCATGAAGGAGCTTGAGGCTTTCCATGGCGGCCTGCTGCTCTTCGAGATCGACGATCACGATGTCGGGCTTGCTGTCCACGAAGCGCGCCGTCTGGCGGTCGCCCGGCGTCTTGCAGTATTGGTCGACCTCGATGCTCACCGTTGCGACACCGAGTCCCTCGACCTGGTGGCGCAACACTTCGCGATCGGCCTCCGAAGGCGAAAGTATTCCGATGCTAACGTCGTTCGCTGACATTGTCTTCATCACCTCATTCGAATTTGTTCGCGTCATCATTGCGTTCTGATCAGGCGCACCGGAATCGAGTAGGGGCCAGTCTCCGGCGGCTCGGGTCCGCTCCCAGGTCCACCGCCGCCGCCGCCCCCGCCGCCGCAGCCCGAGACCCAGATGAGGCGGGCGATCACGTCGTTTCCTTGCACCCCTTCGAGAAAGAGAAGCGCGAAACCCACGACGGGGATTTGCAGGTTCCGGCCCGAGTCGGGCAGCTGTCCGCCCGGACAGAAGTTCGGCATCGCGCACTCGTCCCAGATGGGCGCAACGATCAGCTGGTGGCTGGTATCGGAAAGGCCGTTTTGGGTCATGTACTGCCCCACCGCGACATAGGAGTCGGGATTGGGTCCGATGAGCTCGAGAACGCCTTGTTTGGTCGGGCCGATCATGTTGCCCAGCTCGACGGTATAGGTGTTGGCGCAGTAGACATTTCCCGGCGCACAGCGGGCGATGTTGTCGCGGTAGTCGGCGCCGCCCATGGAGCCGGGCATCGCGATGGCGTAGAACTGGCCCGGGGCGAGCGAATTTTGTGGATTGCCGGGCTTGACAGTGAACTGATATCCGATCTGTGTCGACGCCCAGGGGGAAACCGTGCCGTCGGGCAAGACGAACACGCGGCCGTCCCTGCAGGCGTCGCACGACGGCTGACCACTCAGGATGCTGTTCGGGATGAACCAGGGCTTGGTGCAGGAAGCGCCCGTGGATACCGCCGATGCCTCGGCGATGCCGCGGACCGCCACGTTGGTCTGGTTCCATCCGAGGACCCGCCCGAAGTACATGTCCTCGGCCCGATCGATGTCGACCGTGACCCGCCGGTTCGCCACGTCGACGGTGACCGAGACCTCCGACGGGTCGATCGCGCCGTCGAGGTTCGTATTGGTGATGGTGGCCTCCAGAGCGTGCTGCTCCGCCGTGACCGGCTGAGGAGAGAACGGCTGGGTCACGAAGGTGAAGGCTCCGGCGAGCGCTCCCGAGTCCGCGGCCCGCTGTGACGCCGTCCGCGCGCTCAGAACCAAACCCCAATCGAGCGCGAAAGCGACGAAGCCGCAGAGAACGAACAGCACCAGCGCGACGGTGACGATGACGTACCCGCGTTCGCGTCTACGCCACCGGTTGACCAAGGCTTTCATTGTGGATTCTCCTGAGAGCTCGGAGCGGGAGTTTCCGACGGATCGGCTGGCGCGTTTTCTTGCTGAGATGGGCTCTCGTCGCTCGGCGGGCGGCCGTCGTTCTCGCGATCGAACTCCTCTCGATCGAGGAAGGGCTTCGGGAACTTGGGGCCGGGAACTTCTGCGCCGATTCGAAAGGGCTCGACCAGCTCGGGCGTGATGAGCACGAGAAGCTCCTGATTGTTCCGCTGTTTCGACCGGCTCTGGAACAGCTTTCCGAGAACGGGGATGTCACCCAGCCAGGGGATCTTGGAACCGACCTCGCTGAGACGGTTGTCCATGAGCCCGGCGATGGCGAAGCTCTGTCCATCCATGAGCTGGACCTCGGTCTCCGCCTTCCGGGTCGAGAGCGCGGGTACGACGAACCCAGAGATCGTGAGCGCGTTACCGAAGTCGAGCGCGCTGACCTCGTTGGCGATCTTGAGCTGGATGGTGCCGTCGTTCGCCACCGTGGGCGTGAAGTTCAACCGGATGCCGAACTCGCGAAACTCGATGGTGACGGCGGGAAGGCCTCCGCTGATACCCTGAACGACGGGGAAGGGAAACTCTCCGCCCGCGAGGAAGCTCGCCTCGCGACCGTTCTGCGCGACCAGATTCGGCTCGGCCAGGATCTCGAGGAGATTCTGTTGCTCGAGCGCCCGGACCACGACGCCGAGATTGAGGTCGGGTCGGAACAGGAACACGTTCAGCAAGTCGCTGAGACCGAACACGGCCGCGGCGTCGTCGAGGCCCACGCGTTTCGAATCGCTGACGAGATTGGTTGCATCGGGGTCGCTACCGCGGTTCGTATCCGCGGGGATCGCTCCGGCATTCACGGCCAGGCCCTCGAACTGACCCGTATTGAGGGACCCGATCGTGTTGCCCGCACCCATGCTGAACAGCGAAAAACCAAACTCCT
It encodes:
- a CDS encoding pilus assembly protein N-terminal domain-containing protein, giving the protein MNLKISLMAALALQATIVVAGEEGTRPAGKISLLPWSESAPSPAALFQIPITVGTASESLSLLTGKSLVVTSERPLTRVSVTDPAIASATIVTPNQVLIHGHQPGAVTLVLWDDDEEMRFFDLSVSLDVTSLQEKISELLGGEKVQVTASGASVVLTGTVSSVAAGERAVALAQAHAANVVNLMTEVGEQVMLHVRFAEVDRAAIQEFGFSLFSMGAGNTIGSLNTGQFEGLAVNAGAIPADTNRGSDPDATNLVSDSKRVGLDDAAAVFGLSDLLNVFLFRPDLNLGVVVRALEQQNLLEILAEPNLVAQNGREASFLAGGEFPFPVVQGISGGLPAVTIEFREFGIRLNFTPTVANDGTIQLKIANEVSALDFGNALTISGFVVPALSTRKAETEVQLMDGQSFAIAGLMDNRLSEVGSKIPWLGDIPVLGKLFQSRSKQRNNQELLVLITPELVEPFRIGAEVPGPKFPKPFLDREEFDRENDGRPPSDESPSQQENAPADPSETPAPSSQENPQ
- a CDS encoding pilus assembly protein TadG-related protein, which codes for MKALVNRWRRRERGYVIVTVALVLFVLCGFVAFALDWGLVLSARTASQRAADSGALAGAFTFVTQPFSPQPVTAEQHALEATITNTNLDGAIDPSEVSVTVDVANRRVTVDIDRAEDMYFGRVLGWNQTNVAVRGIAEASAVSTGASCTKPWFIPNSILSGQPSCDACRDGRVFVLPDGTVSPWASTQIGYQFTVKPGNPQNSLAPGQFYAIAMPGSMGGADYRDNIARCAPGNVYCANTYTVELGNMIGPTKQGVLELIGPNPDSYVAVGQYMTQNGLSDTSHQLIVAPIWDECAMPNFCPGGQLPDSGRNLQIPVVGFALLFLEGVQGNDVIARLIWVSGCGGGGGGGGGPGSGPEPPETGPYSIPVRLIRTQ
- a CDS encoding AAA family ATPase; this encodes MKTMSANDVSIGILSPSEADREVLRHQVEGLGVATVSIEVDQYCKTPGDRQTARFVDSKPDIVIVDLEEQQAAMESLKLLHAAIPESWLFVTSARRESELIIEAMRAGAREYLFKPIPPRSLAQALDRFIAERKRALQSKVKGKVYCVTSAKGGSGATTVSINLATSLAQVAEGNVALLDLNTPVGDAAAYLNLTPQYTVSDALAASSRLDAVLLESFMADAGGFDVLAGPKEFWPEPTPGVNGQAGTSALSRLLEVVSETYGHTVVDMTTYIDKQWLQLVLGVASRSVVVLTPELPALWRTKRLMSYLATCSDTKSTHLVLNRSRKSDEITEAEIERALKHPVYCKLPNNYNASIEAINTGNPIVSKNHSSLAASYEELALRLTGQEARPKSKKLFGLFNRNGRSE